The following are encoded together in the Bacillus sp. V2I10 genome:
- a CDS encoding IS110 family transposase translates to MNYNQNKKIAQITSQTLIVGVDIAKYKHVARAQDFRGLEFGAPCHFENTKSHFNLFLGWIKHLMEQHGMDKVIIGMEPTGHYWLNLAHFLKEEEIKFVVVNPMHVKKSKELDDNSPTKNDVKDAKVIAQLVKDGRYAEPNIPQGVYAELRVARKIRDLLFVDLQAVQGQIHNWLDRYFPEFLTVFKDWEGKAALQLLKLNVLPHELEIVSEQEILIHLRKAVKRAVGLSKIQELKRVAKDSIGIREGSRMAKLELRTLLDKYELINEKFEELESDIDGLLERIPGVQQMLAITGIGKDTVAGFFSEVGNLSYYSHPRQIIKLAGLSLKENTSGKHKGHTKITKRGRKTLRALLFRVAMPLVAKNTAFKALHEYFTTRKNNPLKKMQSLIAICNKLIRILFTIGTKQCEFSEDRMLKDIPHMAPLLKAA, encoded by the coding sequence ATGAATTATAACCAAAATAAAAAGATTGCTCAAATAACTTCTCAAACACTAATTGTAGGTGTAGATATTGCGAAGTACAAGCATGTAGCTCGTGCTCAAGACTTTAGAGGCCTAGAGTTTGGTGCACCTTGTCATTTTGAAAATACCAAATCACATTTTAATCTTTTTTTAGGCTGGATAAAACATTTGATGGAACAACACGGCATGGATAAGGTGATTATTGGAATGGAGCCGACAGGTCATTATTGGCTCAACCTCGCTCATTTTCTTAAAGAAGAGGAGATAAAGTTTGTCGTGGTAAATCCTATGCATGTGAAGAAATCTAAAGAATTAGATGATAATTCTCCAACCAAAAATGATGTGAAGGACGCTAAAGTCATTGCACAGCTAGTCAAAGATGGGAGATATGCCGAACCTAATATTCCACAAGGAGTTTATGCAGAACTTCGTGTGGCAAGGAAAATACGCGATCTCTTATTTGTTGACTTACAAGCTGTGCAGGGGCAAATTCATAACTGGTTAGATCGATATTTTCCTGAATTCCTTACAGTGTTTAAGGATTGGGAAGGAAAAGCAGCATTACAATTATTAAAGTTAAACGTATTACCACATGAGTTAGAGATAGTCTCGGAACAAGAGATCCTCATTCACCTCAGAAAAGCTGTAAAACGTGCGGTTGGACTCAGTAAAATTCAAGAACTTAAACGAGTAGCCAAAGACTCTATCGGTATTCGTGAAGGTTCAAGGATGGCTAAATTAGAGCTTCGCACTTTACTAGACAAGTATGAGTTAATAAATGAAAAGTTCGAAGAACTAGAATCTGATATTGATGGACTCCTTGAACGGATACCAGGTGTTCAACAAATGTTGGCCATCACAGGAATCGGCAAGGACACTGTAGCTGGCTTCTTTTCTGAAGTAGGGAATTTAAGTTACTATTCTCACCCTCGACAAATCATCAAGTTAGCTGGGTTGAGTTTAAAGGAGAACACCTCTGGAAAGCACAAAGGGCATACGAAGATTACAAAGAGAGGCAGGAAGACACTAAGGGCTCTCCTCTTCCGAGTAGCGATGCCTTTAGTAGCTAAGAACACTGCTTTTAAAGCTTTACATGAGTATTTTACAACACGTAAAAATAATCCTCTAAAGAAAATGCAGTCTCTTATAGCGATATGTAATAAGCTTATACGTATTCTTTTTACGATTGGTACAAAACAATGTGAATTTAGTGAAGATAGAATGTTGAAGGATATTCCTCATATGGCTCCTTTACTGAAAGCAGCTTAG
- a CDS encoding ABC transporter ATP-binding protein — MSNAAISVKGLKKSFKDKEVLKGVDFEVRRGEIFALLGSNGAGKTTTVNILSTLMKPDGGEVGICGFDVQRQPDHVRQSISLTGQFAALDGMLTGRENLMMIAKLRGVSNPAQVADNLLARFSLTDAANRRADKYSGGMKRRLDIAMSLIGTPAVIFLDEPTTGLDPEARIEVWDTVKELAGGGTTILLTTQYLEEAEQLADRIAILHGGKIITTGTLTELKEMFPPAKVEYIEKQPTLEEIFLAIIGKKEKM; from the coding sequence ATGAGCAATGCAGCGATTTCTGTAAAAGGGTTAAAAAAATCCTTTAAAGACAAGGAAGTCTTAAAGGGGGTGGATTTTGAGGTGCGGCGTGGCGAAATTTTCGCACTGCTGGGCTCAAATGGAGCGGGCAAGACGACGACGGTCAACATCCTCTCGACGCTGATGAAGCCCGATGGCGGCGAAGTAGGTATTTGCGGCTTTGACGTCCAGCGTCAACCGGATCATGTTCGCCAGAGCATCAGCCTGACAGGGCAGTTCGCAGCTTTAGACGGCATGCTCACCGGGCGGGAAAACCTGATGATGATCGCCAAGTTGCGGGGAGTTTCCAATCCCGCTCAAGTCGCCGACAATCTGCTTGCAAGATTCAGCCTGACCGATGCGGCCAACCGCCGGGCGGACAAATATTCCGGCGGGATGAAGCGCCGGCTTGACATCGCCATGAGCCTGATCGGAACGCCAGCAGTCATTTTTCTCGACGAACCGACGACAGGGCTTGACCCCGAAGCGCGGATTGAAGTCTGGGATACCGTCAAGGAGCTTGCCGGCGGCGGCACGACCATCTTGCTGACGACTCAGTACCTGGAGGAAGCCGAACAACTGGCGGACCGTATCGCCATCCTGCATGGCGGAAAAATCATCACGACCGGTACCCTTACCGAACTCAAAGAGATGTTCCCGCCAGCGAAAGTGGAGTACATCGAGAAGCAGCCGACATTGGAGGAAATTTTCCTCGCGATCATCGGCAAAAAGGAGAAGATGTAA
- the copZ gene encoding copper chaperone CopZ, translated as MDNEKLVVKGMSCGHCVNSIEGNVGKLNGVHFVKVHLNEEKVDVSFDSKEISLKEITDVIEDQGYDVVLSKSPKDQSCH; from the coding sequence ATGGATAATGAAAAATTAGTAGTTAAAGGAATGTCATGTGGGCATTGTGTGAATTCAATTGAAGGAAACGTAGGAAAATTAAATGGTGTTCATTTTGTAAAGGTTCACTTAAATGAAGAAAAAGTAGATGTATCATTTGATTCAAAAGAAATTTCCTTAAAGGAAATTACTGACGTTATAGAAGATCAGGGTTATGATGTAGTGCTTAGTAAATCGCCTAAAGATCAAAGCTGTCATTAA
- a CDS encoding PadR family transcriptional regulator, whose product MENLTEMLKGSLEGCVLEIISRHETYGYEITRRLNELGFTEVVEGTVYTILVRLEKKKLVNMEKKPSDIGPPRKFYSLNEAGRQELELFWKKWDFVSSKINVLKSI is encoded by the coding sequence ATGGAAAATTTAACTGAAATGTTGAAGGGTTCGCTGGAAGGCTGCGTGCTGGAAATCATCAGCCGCCATGAAACCTATGGCTACGAGATTACCCGCCGCCTGAACGAGCTTGGGTTTACCGAAGTTGTGGAAGGAACGGTCTACACCATCCTCGTGCGATTAGAAAAGAAAAAACTGGTGAACATGGAAAAGAAACCGTCAGATATAGGGCCGCCCCGCAAGTTTTACTCACTTAATGAGGCTGGCCGCCAGGAACTTGAATTGTTTTGGAAAAAATGGGATTTTGTATCATCAAAAATCAACGTCTTGAAGTCAATCTAG
- a CDS encoding DUF1048 domain-containing protein, with translation MMEMFKKMIGDKKEYKMMMARVEALPEDYQFVFKKIQNYMWNFSAGNGMDMLHIQYELIELFEAGAAEGRQVLEITGNDVASFADELVANAKTYVAKYREDLNQSIMKRLGKK, from the coding sequence ATGATGGAAATGTTCAAAAAAATGATTGGTGATAAAAAAGAGTACAAGATGATGATGGCACGGGTTGAAGCCCTGCCAGAGGACTACCAGTTTGTATTTAAGAAAATTCAAAACTACATGTGGAATTTCTCAGCAGGCAACGGGATGGATATGCTGCACATACAGTATGAATTAATCGAGTTGTTCGAAGCCGGTGCGGCGGAAGGCAGACAAGTGCTGGAAATCACTGGGAACGACGTGGCGTCCTTCGCCGACGAACTAGTGGCAAACGCTAAAACCTATGTCGCCAAGTATCGTGAAGATTTGAATCAGAGTATTATGAAGCGATTGGGAAAAAAGTAA
- a CDS encoding ABC transporter permease, giving the protein MKSKTGVLLGRLMRNIMRSPDTIITVAITPIMLLLLFVYVFGGAIETGTDNYVNYLLPGILLMAIASGVAYTSVRLFTDVKSGLMARFITMPIKRSSVLWAHVLTSLVSNALTVVVVILVALLMGFRSSADILDWLAVAGILGLFTLALTWLAVIPGLTAGSMEGATAYSYPLIFLPFISSAFVPTETMPKIVRAFAENQPVTSIVNAIRALLYEGSVGNGIWIALAWCVGIMVIAYFFASKAFKRQLG; this is encoded by the coding sequence ATGAAAAGCAAAACAGGGGTATTACTAGGGCGTTTAATGCGCAACATCATGCGCAGCCCGGATACGATTATCACGGTGGCGATTACGCCGATTATGCTGCTGCTGCTGTTTGTCTACGTATTTGGCGGCGCCATAGAGACAGGCACGGACAACTACGTTAATTATTTATTGCCGGGAATCTTGCTGATGGCTATCGCATCCGGCGTCGCTTACACTTCCGTGCGGCTGTTTACGGATGTAAAGAGCGGGCTGATGGCGCGTTTCATTACCATGCCCATCAAGCGCTCGTCGGTATTGTGGGCTCACGTGTTGACCTCGCTTGTTTCCAATGCGCTTACTGTCGTGGTGGTTATCCTCGTCGCGCTCTTGATGGGCTTCCGTTCCAGCGCTGATATCCTGGATTGGCTCGCGGTAGCTGGGATACTCGGGCTGTTTACGCTGGCGCTGACATGGCTGGCGGTCATTCCCGGATTGACAGCGGGGTCTATGGAAGGGGCGACAGCCTACTCGTACCCGCTGATTTTCCTGCCGTTTATTAGTTCGGCCTTTGTCCCCACCGAAACCATGCCTAAAATTGTCCGTGCGTTCGCTGAGAACCAGCCCGTGACTTCAATCGTGAATGCGATTCGTGCCCTCTTGTATGAAGGGTCTGTTGGCAACGGTATCTGGATCGCGCTTGCCTGGTGCGTCGGCATCATGGTCATCGCTTACTTCTTCGCCAGTAAAGCATTTAAACGCCAGTTAGGGTAA
- a CDS encoding M56 family metallopeptidase yields the protein MSRLFQLSNVYVLWMVGVITLVIGFCLFLHYQTMPGYMYWMLECCNIQRYQLLTFTLITFGILFVCSAMYFLFLSKKTKKFITKLNLYRTDCYESNEIEVFQQKYSVQVQVVDYTQPFAFTYGFIHPKILVSTTLIDLLQPFELEAVLEHEYYHCQNRDPFKLSIWFSLARVFSFLPISRKLYERYMMEKEIKADTFAIHKVGIKAVASALYKLMTNVPSSSFATAHFQNHSFQDANTRIEVLITGKYKRPPISLLVWMRSIIHILFIAFLIGCVSLL from the coding sequence ATGTCTCGATTATTTCAACTTTCAAATGTATACGTTTTATGGATGGTTGGTGTAATTACTTTAGTTATCGGATTTTGCCTATTTTTACATTATCAAACGATGCCGGGGTATATGTATTGGATGTTGGAATGTTGTAACATTCAGCGTTATCAATTGCTTACATTTACCTTGATTACTTTTGGGATCCTCTTTGTATGTTCCGCTATGTACTTTTTATTTCTGTCTAAAAAGACGAAAAAATTTATTACTAAATTAAATTTATATAGAACAGATTGTTATGAATCAAATGAAATTGAGGTCTTTCAACAAAAATATTCTGTACAGGTTCAGGTTGTTGATTATACTCAACCTTTTGCTTTTACGTACGGATTTATTCATCCTAAAATTCTAGTTAGTACTACCTTAATCGACTTATTACAGCCATTTGAATTAGAGGCTGTATTGGAACATGAGTATTATCATTGTCAAAACAGAGATCCATTTAAATTATCAATTTGGTTTAGCTTAGCACGTGTATTTTCATTCTTACCCATCTCTCGAAAGTTGTATGAACGCTATATGATGGAAAAAGAAATAAAAGCAGATACTTTTGCGATTCATAAGGTAGGAATTAAAGCTGTTGCATCAGCATTATACAAATTAATGACAAATGTACCGTCTTCTTCATTTGCAACGGCACACTTTCAAAACCACTCTTTTCAAGATGCGAATACGAGGATTGAGGTTCTTATAACAGGAAAATATAAACGTCCACCTATTTCTCTGTTAGTGTGGATGAGGTCCATCATTCATATACTTTTCATTGCCTTCCTAATAGGATGTGTGTCACTTTTGTGA
- a CDS encoding alpha/beta fold hydrolase, with amino-acid sequence MLANSIATSMNMWDGQLAEFSRHFRVLRYDYRGHGDSDTPAGPYSFDRLGRDVIELIDALHIDRVHFLGLSLGGAIGQWLGIYAPERIDRLILSNTSSYLGPAEQWEGLIASVLQPENLTEFADMFMKNWFPSHMLESKNALVTSFRKMVLATRAQGIAGSWTAIRDMDMRRTVALISSPTLVIAGQYDIVTLPSHGELIAETVPNAKLVMLPAVHLSNVEYQAEFLSAVLEFLQSK; translated from the coding sequence ATGCTTGCGAACTCCATCGCCACCTCGATGAACATGTGGGATGGCCAGCTAGCTGAATTTTCTCGGCATTTCCGAGTGCTTCGCTACGACTATCGGGGGCATGGCGACTCGGATACGCCCGCCGGTCCGTATTCGTTCGACAGACTGGGACGGGATGTAATCGAACTGATCGACGCGCTTCACATCGACCGTGTGCATTTCCTCGGGCTGTCGCTAGGCGGTGCCATCGGACAATGGCTCGGCATCTACGCTCCCGAGCGGATCGATCGGCTGATTCTGAGCAATACCTCCTCCTACCTGGGGCCGGCCGAGCAATGGGAGGGCCTAATCGCCTCTGTGCTGCAACCAGAGAACCTGACCGAATTCGCCGATATGTTCATGAAGAACTGGTTCCCTTCGCATATGCTGGAGTCGAAGAACGCGCTCGTCACGTCGTTTCGCAAGATGGTGCTCGCTACTCGTGCTCAGGGAATTGCAGGAAGCTGGACTGCGATCCGTGACATGGATATGCGCCGGACTGTCGCCCTTATCAGCAGCCCGACACTAGTCATTGCTGGCCAGTATGATATAGTGACGCTTCCCAGCCACGGAGAATTGATCGCCGAGACGGTGCCGAACGCGAAGCTCGTCATGCTGCCCGCAGTTCACCTGTCGAATGTGGAGTATCAAGCCGAATTCCTGAGCGCCGTGCTCGAATTCCTGCAATCGAAATAA
- a CDS encoding BlaI/MecI/CopY family transcriptional regulator encodes MNNPENKALLKILGPLELEVMKVIWSRKEGTVQHVLIELNKQNSYAYTTIMTIMNRLDKKGILTRSKLGKGYEYKPCYSPNELIQQNSSEQVEHLLHHYGDIAITQFVDAVGHNPDQLNKLKELIQKLEQDEK; translated from the coding sequence TTGAATAACCCTGAAAATAAAGCATTATTAAAAATTCTAGGACCGCTGGAGCTTGAAGTAATGAAAGTAATCTGGTCTAGAAAAGAAGGAACGGTTCAACATGTGTTAATTGAATTAAATAAGCAAAATAGCTATGCCTATACTACTATTATGACAATCATGAATCGATTAGATAAAAAAGGAATTCTCACACGTAGTAAGTTGGGAAAAGGATATGAATATAAGCCTTGTTACAGTCCAAATGAACTCATTCAACAAAATTCCTCTGAACAAGTGGAACATCTCCTTCATCATTACGGAGATATTGCTATTACACAGTTTGTCGATGCTGTTGGTCATAACCCCGATCAACTTAATAAGCTGAAGGAACTAATCCAAAAATTAGAGCAGGATGAAAAATAA
- a CDS encoding DUF1326 domain-containing protein, whose translation MSKTKWHLQGEWFDVCSCKLPCPCTFAQEPTHGDCLFTLVWKVHKGYYNNINLDGFGVVALGEFAGNMWVGDPNAMMKLMFYIDERADQEQRWALEQIFTGKVGGWAGEFGSLIGELRGIEYVPIKFEAADDLAYWRAEIPGKVSVGAEALTGPTADPNRRVQLHNPPGSETGPGQIATWGVVIDDKAIGFDFSHEYKGKSSKHIPFDWKVEF comes from the coding sequence ATGTCAAAAACAAAGTGGCATTTACAAGGAGAATGGTTTGATGTCTGCAGCTGTAAACTTCCTTGTCCTTGCACATTTGCACAAGAGCCTACACATGGTGATTGTCTCTTTACTTTGGTATGGAAAGTTCATAAGGGGTATTACAATAACATAAATTTGGATGGTTTTGGAGTGGTTGCTCTTGGTGAATTTGCAGGAAATATGTGGGTAGGCGATCCAAATGCGATGATGAAGTTGATGTTCTATATCGATGAGCGTGCTGATCAAGAACAGCGTTGGGCCCTTGAACAAATTTTCACTGGTAAGGTAGGCGGATGGGCCGGAGAATTTGGCAGTCTCATTGGAGAACTACGTGGAATAGAGTATGTACCAATCAAGTTTGAGGCTGCAGATGATTTAGCCTATTGGCGAGCGGAGATTCCAGGTAAGGTGTCTGTTGGTGCTGAAGCTCTAACAGGCCCAACAGCAGATCCGAATCGCCGAGTTCAGCTGCATAACCCACCTGGTTCTGAAACAGGTCCAGGACAAATTGCCACTTGGGGAGTCGTAATAGATGATAAAGCCATTGGATTTGATTTTTCTCATGAATATAAAGGGAAATCCAGTAAGCATATCCCTTTTGACTGGAAAGTTGAATTTTGA
- the copZ gene encoding copper chaperone CopZ produces MEKMTLNVKGMSCGHCIHSIEGSVGELTGVTNVKVNLDSGTVSVEFNPNEVTLDKIKETIDDQGYDVQ; encoded by the coding sequence ATGGAAAAAATGACTCTAAACGTAAAAGGAATGTCATGTGGGCATTGTATTCATTCAATTGAAGGCAGTGTAGGGGAATTAACCGGAGTTACTAATGTTAAAGTAAACTTGGATTCAGGAACTGTTAGTGTCGAATTTAACCCAAATGAAGTTACCCTTGATAAGATCAAAGAAACAATTGATGATCAAGGTTATGATGTTCAATAA
- a CDS encoding metal-sensitive transcriptional regulator, giving the protein MNSESLDKIVEIDQCCSSDGERKSHHSDKVKNNLTTRLNRIEGQIRGIKGLIEKDTYCDDVITQISATQSALNSVARILLEGHMKTCVLEKIQEGDTEILDEVMVTIQKLMKK; this is encoded by the coding sequence ATGAATTCAGAAAGTCTTGATAAAATTGTTGAAATCGATCAATGCTGCTCATCAGATGGTGAAAGAAAAAGCCACCACTCAGATAAAGTGAAAAATAATTTAACAACAAGATTAAATCGAATTGAAGGACAAATTCGAGGAATAAAAGGGTTAATTGAAAAAGATACGTACTGTGATGATGTTATTACTCAAATATCTGCTACTCAATCTGCTTTAAATAGTGTTGCCCGAATTTTGCTTGAAGGGCATATGAAGACATGTGTTCTAGAGAAAATTCAAGAAGGAGATACGGAGATTTTAGATGAGGTAATGGTAACAATTCAAAAACTAATGAAAAAATAA
- a CDS encoding ferredoxin, with protein sequence MNLDGVSKHLLICNGKTCTKNGAEEVTETIRGELKNLELQKEIHTTKTLCNGQCKHGPIAVLYPQGTWYKEMNKTKSEELVRQLKEEGDVHLGSELYYHNGKTFKNHEGER encoded by the coding sequence ATGAACTTAGATGGGGTTAGCAAACATCTATTAATCTGCAACGGGAAAACATGCACGAAAAATGGAGCTGAAGAAGTAACAGAGACCATTAGGGGAGAATTGAAAAACTTAGAGCTGCAAAAGGAGATTCACACAACAAAGACATTATGTAACGGCCAATGCAAACATGGTCCGATCGCTGTTTTATATCCACAAGGAACCTGGTATAAAGAAATGAATAAAACAAAAAGTGAAGAACTTGTTCGTCAATTGAAAGAAGAAGGAGATGTTCATTTAGGTTCTGAACTTTACTACCATAATGGGAAAACATTTAAGAATCATGAGGGTGAACGTTAA
- a CDS encoding DUF2182 domain-containing protein has translation MLSTRTIGNIPLAAILLGITIIAWIITLDHFGKMDSGPGMELGTLGWYVGMWVTMTAAMMLPSVTPMVLTFAKVSANRARSQQIPIVPTWIFLMGYLIAWIVYGLIAYGLYWFIASLDLSFLAWDQQGPIVAGLTVALGGLYQITPLKQACLRHCRNPLHYVLNGWRGGRMGAIRMGVEHGFHCVGCCWGLMVILFAVGMMNLFWMGIVTLLTFLEKTLPTGERFSKVIGIGLVLLGIWIMIDPGSVPFFVEPDTSTNVPSHSKHSE, from the coding sequence TTGCTAAGTACACGGACGATCGGTAACATTCCACTAGCTGCGATTCTTTTGGGAATAACAATCATAGCGTGGATTATTACACTAGATCACTTTGGAAAAATGGATAGTGGTCCTGGAATGGAGCTTGGTACATTAGGTTGGTATGTAGGGATGTGGGTAACGATGACGGCAGCGATGATGCTGCCGTCTGTCACACCAATGGTATTGACATTTGCCAAAGTGTCGGCAAATCGTGCCCGAAGTCAGCAGATACCGATTGTACCAACATGGATCTTTCTGATGGGATATTTGATTGCCTGGATTGTATATGGTCTAATCGCCTATGGACTTTATTGGTTCATCGCCTCATTAGATCTTTCCTTTCTAGCATGGGATCAACAAGGACCGATCGTTGCCGGTCTCACTGTTGCTTTAGGAGGTCTTTACCAAATTACTCCTCTTAAACAAGCATGTTTACGTCATTGCCGTAATCCTCTTCACTATGTGTTAAATGGGTGGCGTGGGGGCCGGATGGGTGCGATTCGTATGGGAGTCGAACATGGATTTCATTGTGTGGGTTGCTGCTGGGGGCTGATGGTAATTTTGTTTGCAGTCGGTATGATGAATCTGTTCTGGATGGGAATTGTCACGCTGCTTACCTTCCTTGAGAAAACTCTACCTACAGGTGAACGTTTTTCAAAGGTGATCGGGATAGGTCTAGTTTTATTGGGAATATGGATAATGATAGATCCAGGTAGTGTACCATTCTTCGTAGAACCAGATACGAGTACTAATGTTCCATCACATAGTAAGCATAGTGAATAG
- a CDS encoding heavy metal translocating P-type ATPase: MSDKKETTLQIAGMTCAACAVRIEKGLKKIDGVEDASVNFALEKSKVTFDPSKSNVNQLKEKVESLGYKVVSEKAEFDISGMTCAACANKIEKRLNKLNGVQNATVNFALESALVEYNPDEISIVDMKEAIKKLGYSLEQKQETTGEKVDHRLKEIEKQTGKFIFSSILSIPLLWAMVSHFEFTSFIWLPEMFMNPWVQLALATPVQFLVGGQFYVGAYKALRNKSANMDVLVALGTSAAYFYSIYLSIQTIGSDAHMAELYFETSAVLITLIILGKLFEAKAKGRSSEAIKKLMGMQAKTATVFRDGQELNVPIEEVIAGDIVYVKPGEKVPVDGEIFEGRSALDESMITGESIPVDKTAGDVVIGSTINKNGFLKVKATKVGKDTALAQIIKVVEEAQGSKAPIQRLADVISGIFVPIVVGIAIVTFLVWYFVVSPGEFAVALEKLIAVLVIACPCALGLATPTSIMAGSGRAAEYGILFKGGEHLETTHRLDTVILDKTGTVTNGKPTLTDVILSNGFEEKEFLKVVGAAERNSEHPLAEAIVQGIKEKGIELGSSEHFEAIPGFGIESKVESKSLLIGTRRLMEKHNIDVGNILPKMENLEKQGKTAMLVAIDHQFAGVIAVADTIKETSQKAIERLKKMGLEVVMITGDNKQTAQAIANEVGIDHVIAEVLPEGKAEEVKKLQKAGKKVAMVGDGINDAPALATADIGMAIGTGTDVAMEAADITLIRGDLNSIADAIYMSKMTIRNIKQNLFWAFAYNALGVPIAALGFLAPWLAGVAMAFSSVSVVLNALRLQRIKLKG, encoded by the coding sequence ATGAGCGATAAAAAAGAAACAACACTTCAAATAGCTGGCATGACATGTGCAGCTTGTGCAGTGAGAATAGAAAAAGGTCTCAAAAAAATAGATGGAGTAGAGGATGCGAGCGTAAATTTCGCATTAGAAAAATCAAAAGTAACATTTGATCCGTCTAAATCAAACGTAAATCAGCTTAAAGAAAAAGTGGAATCTTTAGGATACAAAGTAGTAAGTGAAAAAGCAGAATTTGATATAAGCGGAATGACATGTGCAGCGTGTGCTAATAAAATTGAAAAACGTTTAAATAAGTTAAATGGAGTACAAAATGCAACGGTAAATTTCGCCTTAGAATCTGCGTTAGTAGAATATAATCCGGATGAAATTTCTATCGTTGATATGAAAGAGGCCATTAAGAAATTGGGCTATAGCTTAGAACAAAAGCAAGAAACTACAGGCGAAAAGGTTGATCATAGACTGAAGGAAATTGAGAAACAAACAGGAAAATTCATTTTCTCTTCTATTTTGTCTATCCCTTTACTTTGGGCGATGGTCAGTCATTTTGAATTTACATCTTTTATTTGGCTGCCAGAGATGTTTATGAATCCATGGGTACAGCTCGCGCTTGCGACACCCGTTCAATTTTTAGTCGGCGGCCAATTTTACGTAGGCGCCTATAAAGCTTTAAGAAATAAAAGTGCAAACATGGATGTTTTGGTGGCGCTTGGCACCTCTGCAGCTTATTTCTACAGTATCTACCTAAGCATTCAAACAATAGGTTCTGATGCACATATGGCGGAATTATATTTTGAAACAAGTGCTGTGTTAATTACCCTTATTATATTAGGTAAACTGTTTGAGGCAAAAGCAAAGGGACGTTCATCTGAAGCCATTAAGAAGCTTATGGGCATGCAGGCGAAAACGGCCACAGTGTTTAGAGACGGCCAAGAATTGAATGTGCCAATTGAAGAGGTAATCGCTGGTGATATCGTATACGTGAAACCAGGTGAAAAGGTACCTGTTGATGGTGAGATTTTTGAAGGAAGATCTGCTCTTGATGAGTCAATGATTACAGGTGAAAGTATACCTGTCGATAAAACAGCTGGAGATGTAGTAATAGGATCAACGATTAACAAGAACGGATTTTTAAAGGTAAAAGCAACAAAGGTAGGAAAGGATACCGCCTTAGCTCAAATCATTAAAGTAGTCGAAGAAGCTCAAGGATCAAAAGCACCAATCCAACGTTTAGCTGATGTTATCTCAGGAATATTCGTCCCAATAGTAGTTGGGATAGCCATTGTAACATTTCTAGTTTGGTACTTTGTTGTAAGTCCTGGAGAGTTTGCAGTAGCTCTTGAAAAGTTAATTGCTGTATTAGTTATCGCTTGTCCATGTGCTCTAGGTCTAGCTACGCCTACGTCTATTATGGCAGGGTCGGGCCGTGCTGCTGAATATGGAATTTTGTTTAAAGGCGGAGAGCATCTTGAAACGACTCATCGATTGGATACAGTGATCCTAGATAAAACAGGAACTGTAACAAATGGAAAACCAACACTTACAGATGTTATTCTTTCAAATGGATTTGAGGAAAAGGAATTTTTAAAGGTAGTCGGTGCTGCAGAAAGAAATTCTGAACATCCGTTAGCTGAGGCAATTGTCCAAGGCATTAAAGAAAAAGGGATTGAACTAGGCAGCTCTGAACATTTCGAAGCAATTCCTGGTTTCGGAATCGAATCTAAAGTTGAAAGCAAATCCTTGCTTATCGGAACGCGCCGACTTATGGAGAAACATAACATTGATGTTGGGAACATATTACCTAAGATGGAAAACTTAGAAAAGCAAGGTAAGACCGCAATGCTAGTCGCAATTGATCATCAATTTGCCGGAGTGATTGCTGTTGCAGATACAATTAAAGAAACCTCTCAAAAAGCGATTGAAAGGTTAAAAAAGATGGGTCTAGAGGTTGTTATGATTACAGGAGATAACAAGCAGACAGCACAAGCCATTGCAAATGAAGTCGGAATTGACCATGTTATTGCAGAAGTTCTGCCAGAAGGAAAGGCAGAAGAAGTTAAAAAGCTTCAAAAAGCTGGAAAGAAAGTGGCGATGGTCGGTGACGGTATTAACGATGCACCAGCGTTAGCTACTGCAGATATAGGCATGGCAATCGGTACTGGTACTGATGTAGCAATGGAGGCTGCTGATATCACCTTAATCAGAGGAGACTTAAATAGTATTGCCGATGCCATCTATATGAGTAAAATGACGATTCGGAATATCAAGCAAAATCTATTTTGGGCCTTTGCTTATAATGCTTTAGGAGTTCCAATTGCAGCACTGGGCTTTCTGGCACCATGGCTTGCAGGAGTAGCAATGGCATTTAGTTCAGTTTCCGTTGTTTTAAACGCACTCAGATTACAAAGGATTAAGCTAAAAGGATAA